AGTCGTCGGTACGGTCCTTGTACTCCGGCGGCAAGGCATGGGCGGCCAGGCAGGTAGCGCGCACGCTCACCGGCAGCGCTTCCCCCAGGCGTCGGGCCACGCGCAGCATCTTGCGCTCGTTGGCCAGGTCCAGGCCGTAGCCGGATTTGATTTCCACCGTGGTCACACCGTCACGCAGCAGACTGCGCAGGCGCTTATGAGCGCTGGCGAACAGTTCATCTTCACTGGCGGCGCGGGTGGCGCGCACGGTGCTGGCGATCCCGCCGCCCTGGGCCGCGATCTCGGCATAGCTCACGCCTTCAAGGCGTTGCTCGAATTCGCCGCTGCGGTTGCCGCCGAACACCGTATGAGTGTGGCAATCGATCAGCCCGGGGGTTACCCACGCGCCTTGCAGGTCGTGGACCTGGGCGTAATCCGCGCTCGGCGCCTGGCTGCGTGGGCCGATCCACTCGATCAGCGAACCGGCGGTGACCATGGCCGCATCCTCGATGATCGAGTACTTGCCCTGGGCCATGGTTGCGACGTGGCAGTGCTGCCAAAGGGTTTTCATCCGACACTCCTTGGGTTACAGGCTCGGCAGCAACCGGGCCGGGACCAGCTCGTTCAGGCAGCGGCCGGCGAGCAGTTCACTGGCGGCGATGATGTCCGGGGCGAAAAAGCGGTCCTTGTCGTAAAACGCCACTTTGCTGCGCAGGATGCCACGGGCTTTTTCCAGTTTCGGCGAGGTTTTCAAGCCTTCGCGCAGGTCCAGGCCCTGGCACGCCGCCAGCCATTCCACGGCGAGGATGCCACGGGTGTTTTCGGCCATTTCCCACAGGCGCTTGCCGGCAGCCGGGGCCATTGAAACGTGGTCTTCCTGGTTGGCGGAGGTCGGCAGGCTGTCGACGCTGTGGGGATGGGCCAATGCCTTGTTCTCACTGGCCAGCGCGGCGGCGGTGACCTGGGCGATCATGAAGCCGGAGTTGACCCCGCCATTGCCCACCAGGAACGGCGGCAACTGGGACATGTGCTTGTCCATCATCAGCGAGATACGGCGCTCGCTGAGCGAACCGATTTCGGCGATGGCCAGTGCCATGTTGTCGGCGGCCATGGCCACCGGCTCGGCGTGGAAGTTACCGCCGGAAATCACGTCGCCTTCGGCGGCAAATACCAGGGGGTTATCGGAGACGGCGTTGGCCTCCACCGCCAGCACTTCGGCAGCCTGGCGGAACTGGGTCAGGCAGGCGCCCATGACTTGTGGCTGGCAACGCAGGGAATACGGATCCTGCACCTTGTCGCAGTTCTGGTGCGACTGCGAGACCTGGCTGCTTTCACCCAGCAGATCACGGTAGGCCGCCGCCGAATCGATCTGCCCGCGTTGACCGCGAGCCGCATGAATGCGTGCGTCGAAGGGCGAGCGCGAACCCAGCACCGCTTCCACGGTAAGACCGCCGCACGCCAGGGCGCCGGCGAACAGGTCTTCACCTTCGAACAGGCCGCGCAAGGCATACGCCGTGGACACCTGAGTACCGTTAAGCAGCGCCAGGCCTTCCTTCGCCGCCAGGGTCAGCGGCGCGAGGCCAGCGATCTTGAGCGCGTCTTTCGCTTCAAGCCATTCGCCTTTGTAGCGCGCCTTGCCTTCGCCGAGCAGCACGAGGGACATGTGGGCCAGGGGCGCCAAGTCACCGGAGGCGCCCACCGAACCTTTCAAAGGAATATGCGGGTACACCTCTGCGTTGATCAGCGCGATCAGCGCGTCAATCACCACGCGACGGATACCGGAGAAGCCACGGCTGAGGCTGTTGACCTTGAGCACCATGACCAGCCGCACCAACGCGTCGCTGATCGGCTCGCCAACACCGGCGGCGTGGGACAACACCAGGGAACGCTGGAGGTTTTCCAGATCGGCGCTGGCGATACGCGTGGAGGCCAGCAGGCCAAAACCGGTGTTGATGCCGTAGGCGGTGCGGTTTTCGGCGAGGATCTGCTCGACACACGCCACGCTGGCGTCGATCTGCGCCGATGCGCTGTCATCCAGGCTGAGGGTTACCGGCTGCTGATAGATGGCCCGCAGTTGGGCGAGGCTCAGTTGGCCCGGAATCAGGTTTAGCGCAGTCACAGTGATGCTCCTTTGGAATTATTGTTCAGTGCAAATGGGGAAGTGCTTGATGCAGCAAAGCGGTGTCCTTGAGCAACGCGGCGGCGGTCGCGATATCCGGCGCCAGCCAGCGGTCCTGCTCATAGGGCGGGATATGTTCACGCAGTAAACGCCAGGCACGCTCGGTGCCGACGCCGAAGCGCTGCGCCTTTAAAAATTCAAAGGCCTGGGCCGCCAGCAAGTACTCGATGGCGAGGATCTGGGTCACGTTGGCCAATACCTGGTGCAGCTTGAGCGCGGCATTGGTGCCCATGCTCAGGTGGTCTTCCTGCAGGCCCGAGGTAACGAAATTGTCGAGCACCGCCGGCTGCGCCAGTTGGCGATTCTGCCCGCACAACGACGCGGCGACGTACTGCACGATCATCATGCCGGAGTTGACCCCGGGGTTGCTCACCAGAAACGCCGGCAAGCCGCTGACATGGGGGTTGATCAAGCGGTCCAGGCGGCGCTCGGCCACCGAGCCGATTTCGGCCATGGCGATGGCGAGCATATCCGCCGCCAGCGCGACCGATTGCCCGTGGGGGTTGGCCTGGGACACCACCCGGTAGTTGTCCGGCGTGCCGAGCACCAGCGGGTTATCGGTGACGCTGTTGAGTTCGGTCTCGATCTGCCGCGTGGCGTGCGCCACCTGGTCACGCGTCGCACCGTGGATCTGCGGGATCGAGCGCAGGCTCAAAGCGTCCTGGGTACGAATGCCCTGGCTGGCGGCGATCACCTCGCTGCCGTCGAGCAACGCGCGCAGGTTGGCGCCCACCTGTTGCATGCCTGGGTGGGGCTTGAGGGCGATGATGGTTGCGTCGAACGCATCGAGCTGACCGCGCTGGGCCTCGAAGCTCATGGCGCCGATCACGTCGGCCCATTGCAGCAGATGATGGGCATCGGCCAGGGCCAGGCAGCTCAGGCCGGTCATGCACGGCGTGCCGTTGACCAGGCACAGCCCGTCCTTGGCGCCAAGCTCAACGGGCTGCAAGCCTTCGGCCTGCAAGGCTTGCTGCGCCGAGACGATGCCGCCGCGATAGCTCACATTGCCGACACCCAGCAACGCTACGCCGACGTGGGCCATATGGGTCAGGTAACCCACCGATCCCTGGGACGGCACCTGCGGGGTGATGCCATGGTTGAGCAGCGCCAGCAGCGCCCGCACCACCTGCGGGTGCAGGCCGGAATGGCCGTGGCTGTAGTTGACAAGGGCCGCGCAGATGATCGCGCGGGTCTGTTCATCGCTCAGCGCCGGGCCGACGCCACACGCGTGGCTGAGCAAGGTGTTGCGCGACAGCTGGCTGAGTTGTTCGCCTTGCAGCGACACATTGCACAGCGCCCCCAGCCCGGTGTTC
The sequence above is drawn from the Pseudomonas quebecensis genome and encodes:
- the hutH gene encoding histidine ammonia-lyase, which codes for MTALNLIPGQLSLAQLRAIYQQPVTLSLDDSASAQIDASVACVEQILAENRTAYGINTGFGLLASTRIASADLENLQRSLVLSHAAGVGEPISDALVRLVMVLKVNSLSRGFSGIRRVVIDALIALINAEVYPHIPLKGSVGASGDLAPLAHMSLVLLGEGKARYKGEWLEAKDALKIAGLAPLTLAAKEGLALLNGTQVSTAYALRGLFEGEDLFAGALACGGLTVEAVLGSRSPFDARIHAARGQRGQIDSAAAYRDLLGESSQVSQSHQNCDKVQDPYSLRCQPQVMGACLTQFRQAAEVLAVEANAVSDNPLVFAAEGDVISGGNFHAEPVAMAADNMALAIAEIGSLSERRISLMMDKHMSQLPPFLVGNGGVNSGFMIAQVTAAALASENKALAHPHSVDSLPTSANQEDHVSMAPAAGKRLWEMAENTRGILAVEWLAACQGLDLREGLKTSPKLEKARGILRSKVAFYDKDRFFAPDIIAASELLAGRCLNELVPARLLPSL
- the hutH gene encoding histidine ammonia-lyase, translating into MSQAPKITIADTPLRWQDVVAVARHGAVLELSTQAWARIDNAQAIVQRIVSSGERAYGVNTGLGALCNVSLQGEQLSQLSRNTLLSHACGVGPALSDEQTRAIICAALVNYSHGHSGLHPQVVRALLALLNHGITPQVPSQGSVGYLTHMAHVGVALLGVGNVSYRGGIVSAQQALQAEGLQPVELGAKDGLCLVNGTPCMTGLSCLALADAHHLLQWADVIGAMSFEAQRGQLDAFDATIIALKPHPGMQQVGANLRALLDGSEVIAASQGIRTQDALSLRSIPQIHGATRDQVAHATRQIETELNSVTDNPLVLGTPDNYRVVSQANPHGQSVALAADMLAIAMAEIGSVAERRLDRLINPHVSGLPAFLVSNPGVNSGMMIVQYVAASLCGQNRQLAQPAVLDNFVTSGLQEDHLSMGTNAALKLHQVLANVTQILAIEYLLAAQAFEFLKAQRFGVGTERAWRLLREHIPPYEQDRWLAPDIATAAALLKDTALLHQALPHLH